The following are from one region of the Sorghum bicolor cultivar BTx623 chromosome 2, Sorghum_bicolor_NCBIv3, whole genome shotgun sequence genome:
- the LOC110432727 gene encoding L-type lectin-domain containing receptor kinase VIII.1-like → MVDEALLMFSYYICHDRRLKIALGVGSAIEYLHGLYRPLRHGNIRADNVMLDELFNAKLGGFDAAASSKGSLSDDVLAFGALLLELVRGRRCQTTASACCTNHQAVNAAILDYDDQCLDGQFDREEVQRVMLVGLWCSHPDKWQRPTMAQALRYLMSEDPLPTAITEQASKSVADFWTL, encoded by the exons atgGTCGATGAG GCTTTGCTGATGTTTTCTTATTATATATGTCATGATCGCAGGCTAAAAATAGCGCTCGGCGTAGGCTCGGCGATTGAATACCTGCACGGCCTGTACCGTCCGTTGCGGCACGGCAACATCAGGGCGGACAACGTGATGCTGGACGAGTTGTTCAACGCAAAGCTCGGTGGTTTCGACGCAGCGGCGTCATCCAAGGGAAGCCTGTCCGACGATGTGTTGGCGTTTGGTGCGTTGCTTCTGGAGCTAGTGCGCGGCCGGCGGTGTCAGACAACTGCTAGTGCCTGCTGCACGAATCATCAAGCAGTCAATGCTGCAATCCTGGACTACGATGATCAGTGCCTTGACGGACAGTTTGACAGAGAGGAGGTACAGCGTGTGATGTTGGTTGGGCTCTGGTGTTCGCACCCGGACAAATGGCAGCGGCCGACCATGGCACAAGCCCTGAGATATCTAATGTCGGAGGACCCGTTGCCAACGGCCATAACTGAGCAAGCTTCCAAGTCGGTTGCAGACTTTTGGACACTGTGA